One window from the genome of Sulfodiicoccus acidiphilus encodes:
- a CDS encoding ABC transporter ATP-binding protein: protein MTGFLSFKGIVKKFGSAVVLNVEQLEFERATYNVILGPSGAGKTTLLRVTAGLEKVDAGKIVLDGEDITNDPPWKRNVGLVFQNYALYPHLNVFDNIAVPLTVKGLKKEEVEKRVKEVAQILGIGELLFKHPRQLSGGQQQRVALARAIVKEPKLLLLDEPLSNLDAKLRIELRSYLKSLQRKLGITVLHVTHDQSEAMALADEMVVMNGGLVEQKGTPHEIYRRPRTLFVAGFVGTINLVPSSVFGGNSDEWVAFRPEDAELVSECVGCVKGTISSLEYQGSSTIVHVRSGELSVKVVASPELELMEGQEVKVRPRRFLRYSPSGKLLE from the coding sequence ATGACCGGTTTCCTCAGCTTCAAGGGAATAGTGAAGAAGTTCGGGAGTGCAGTAGTACTTAACGTCGAGCAGCTCGAATTCGAAAGGGCGACCTACAACGTCATACTAGGCCCCTCAGGGGCAGGCAAGACCACGCTCCTCAGAGTGACTGCGGGCTTGGAGAAAGTAGATGCCGGGAAAATCGTGCTTGATGGTGAGGACATTACGAACGACCCGCCTTGGAAAAGGAACGTCGGGCTGGTCTTTCAGAACTACGCCCTTTACCCTCACCTCAACGTCTTCGACAACATAGCAGTTCCACTAACGGTGAAGGGCCTTAAGAAGGAGGAAGTGGAAAAGAGGGTAAAGGAGGTGGCTCAGATTTTGGGAATAGGGGAGCTTCTATTCAAACATCCGAGGCAACTCTCTGGGGGACAACAACAGAGGGTCGCCCTAGCGAGAGCAATAGTCAAGGAGCCTAAGCTACTTCTCTTAGATGAGCCACTATCTAACTTGGACGCGAAGCTTAGGATCGAGTTGAGGTCCTACCTGAAGTCTCTCCAGCGTAAGCTTGGAATAACAGTCCTTCACGTGACACACGATCAGTCAGAAGCCATGGCCCTAGCAGACGAGATGGTTGTGATGAACGGAGGCCTAGTGGAACAGAAGGGAACACCTCACGAGATTTACCGCAGGCCTAGGACACTTTTCGTGGCTGGCTTCGTGGGAACGATCAACCTCGTCCCTTCCTCAGTATTTGGAGGGAACTCTGACGAGTGGGTGGCCTTCAGGCCGGAGGACGCTGAGCTGGTCAGTGAATGTGTGGGTTGTGTGAAGGGAACGATATCTTCCTTGGAGTACCAAGGATCGAGTACAATAGTGCACGTTAGGTCAGGGGAATTATCCGTCAAGGTGGTGGCATCCCCGGAGCTAGAACTTATGGAGGGGCAGGAAGTCAAGGTGCGCCCCAGGAGGTTTCTACGCTATTCCCCTTCAGGCAAACTGTTAGAGTAG
- a CDS encoding PLP-dependent aminotransferase family protein: MDFPKLLTDVPKKVENKDLDNILAYTVRQEVINLAGGLPDPSVFPHEQLRDIAERVLKENFDKALQYSPATGVPEFKKEIVSYLSRGLGITGITEDQILVSSGSQEALFALAMTTVSPGDYVFTENPTYYVAVSVFRAFDSVLSGAPIVKGQLNVDLLEGKVKETPPERRKLVYVMPNAQNPTGASMSEETKKHLLEVAERYDLTIVEDDPYSLINYEGKTPRPLKAMDKENRVIYMSTMSKVLAPGLRLGWMVADPYLVKAVTNVKQVIDLNTNTLSQYVAAYALKSRVIENNLENVRRVYTSKRNAMVDELSEVFKDKVEFVKPESGMFVFALFKGVNTRTALEKAIANSVLYLPGDSLYVSDPQYNSARLNFTYPSEDKIREGVRRLKKTFY, from the coding sequence ATGGACTTTCCGAAACTCCTGACGGACGTTCCCAAAAAGGTGGAGAACAAGGACTTAGACAACATCCTGGCCTACACTGTCAGGCAGGAAGTCATCAACTTAGCTGGTGGACTACCAGATCCCTCTGTGTTCCCTCACGAGCAACTGAGGGATATAGCGGAGAGGGTCCTCAAGGAGAACTTCGACAAAGCACTCCAATACTCTCCCGCAACGGGAGTTCCAGAGTTCAAGAAGGAGATCGTGTCTTACCTTTCTAGGGGACTCGGGATCACCGGGATCACTGAGGACCAAATCCTCGTCTCCTCTGGTTCGCAAGAGGCGCTCTTCGCACTAGCGATGACGACAGTAAGCCCTGGTGACTACGTCTTTACAGAGAACCCTACTTACTACGTAGCGGTGAGTGTGTTTAGGGCCTTCGACTCGGTTCTCTCGGGAGCACCAATAGTGAAAGGTCAATTGAACGTGGACCTGTTAGAGGGGAAGGTCAAGGAGACCCCACCAGAGAGAAGGAAGTTAGTTTATGTCATGCCGAATGCCCAGAACCCCACAGGTGCGTCCATGTCAGAAGAAACGAAGAAACACCTCCTAGAGGTGGCTGAGAGGTACGATCTGACGATCGTGGAAGACGATCCCTATAGTTTGATAAACTACGAAGGAAAGACTCCAAGGCCCCTGAAGGCGATGGACAAGGAAAACAGAGTGATCTACATGTCGACCATGAGCAAGGTTCTGGCCCCAGGTCTTAGGTTGGGTTGGATGGTGGCAGACCCTTACCTCGTCAAAGCAGTCACCAACGTGAAGCAGGTGATAGATCTCAACACTAACACCCTGTCCCAATACGTGGCTGCGTACGCCCTCAAGTCTAGAGTAATAGAGAACAACTTGGAGAATGTGAGGCGTGTTTACACGTCGAAGAGGAACGCCATGGTGGACGAGTTGAGCGAGGTGTTCAAGGACAAGGTGGAATTCGTGAAGCCCGAAAGTGGTATGTTCGTCTTCGCCTTATTTAAGGGGGTGAACACTAGAACCGCTCTGGAAAAGGCCATAGCTAACTCGGTGCTTTACTTACCTGGAGATTCCCTATACGTCTCTGATCCTCAATACAATTCTGCCAGACTCAACTTCACTTACCCTAGTGAAGATAAAATAAGGGAGGGAGTGAGGAGGTTGAAAAAGACCTTCTACTGA
- a CDS encoding extracellular solute-binding protein, with protein sequence MRKSSIPKRKGIGKLTVAILVVVIVVLAAGGGYAYYASRTAAVAKPITLTVMVDSGSETQQYLSIVAKDFHALHPNVNINLEPVGFSDMVTTALTALKGKAPQPAIIMYYPSQAPDLAPYLMNLEQFMNGSNPIINGSNLILSEMEAGGYYYAANGSVISVVGVPIHSVFGYVLGYQKSIFENATLAKEFEAEYGFPFSPENLTSWTQLYDLASFINQTHAAQYALLIPDSSHHAIIDMAAPLIAYYEQQDHTPGYTPAPPGFYSYFAYLNGTWTTTFNSTAGVQALQIWKKLIQFEPSPTVQPIGYDQQEHFPLTGQYAMFIAWTSFIPIYENSSVSKIAGNLGIALLPGQTTGLAPTFLGINPYGPDPKVAAEFVAFALSNEEYQKGIQQLGYIPGTYTGIAEASQNSNLSWLGPFVPFLKTAVIPPRLAAVVPRISTFSETLIPEFNTQVYDYLTGSQPNATVALNTAAKEWMTYIEQQQVVL encoded by the coding sequence GTGAGAAAGAGTTCGATCCCCAAGAGGAAGGGGATAGGAAAGCTAACCGTGGCGATTTTAGTGGTGGTTATAGTAGTCTTGGCCGCGGGAGGAGGTTACGCCTATTACGCCTCTCGCACAGCGGCCGTGGCTAAACCCATCACACTGACCGTGATGGTGGACAGCGGAAGTGAAACTCAGCAGTATCTATCAATTGTGGCCAAGGACTTTCACGCTCTCCACCCCAACGTCAACATCAACTTGGAACCCGTAGGGTTCAGTGACATGGTGACTACAGCTTTAACTGCGCTAAAAGGTAAGGCACCTCAACCCGCCATAATAATGTATTACCCGTCTCAGGCGCCTGACCTAGCTCCCTACCTAATGAACTTGGAGCAATTCATGAACGGTTCAAATCCGATAATTAACGGATCCAACCTAATCCTGTCAGAGATGGAAGCCGGAGGCTACTACTACGCAGCAAACGGTTCAGTGATTTCGGTTGTTGGAGTTCCGATACATAGCGTGTTCGGGTACGTTTTGGGTTACCAGAAAAGCATATTCGAGAACGCGACTCTGGCCAAGGAATTCGAGGCCGAATACGGGTTCCCCTTCAGTCCGGAGAACCTCACGTCGTGGACCCAGCTCTACGACTTGGCCTCGTTCATTAACCAGACCCACGCGGCCCAGTACGCCCTTCTCATACCAGATAGTTCTCACCACGCCATAATAGACATGGCCGCTCCCCTAATAGCTTACTACGAGCAACAGGATCACACCCCAGGTTACACTCCGGCCCCCCCAGGCTTCTACTCCTACTTTGCCTACCTAAACGGGACTTGGACCACAACCTTCAACAGCACTGCTGGAGTGCAGGCCCTTCAAATATGGAAGAAGCTAATCCAGTTCGAGCCGTCTCCCACCGTCCAGCCAATAGGTTACGATCAGCAGGAACACTTCCCCCTAACTGGACAATACGCAATGTTCATAGCTTGGACCAGCTTCATCCCAATATACGAGAACTCCTCTGTCTCAAAGATAGCAGGGAACCTCGGAATAGCTCTCCTACCTGGACAGACTACAGGACTAGCTCCAACCTTCCTCGGGATAAATCCGTACGGTCCCGACCCCAAGGTGGCGGCCGAGTTCGTTGCTTTCGCGCTTTCAAATGAGGAGTACCAGAAGGGGATCCAACAGCTAGGTTACATTCCAGGTACCTACACCGGGATAGCTGAGGCTAGCCAGAACTCCAACCTATCTTGGTTAGGACCCTTCGTGCCCTTCCTGAAGACCGCTGTCATACCTCCTCGGCTCGCCGCGGTTGTGCCAAGGATATCAACCTTCTCCGAGACCCTAATTCCCGAGTTCAACACCCAGGTCTACGATTACTTAACTGGCTCTCAACCAAATGCCACTGTTGCCTTGAATACAGCAGCCAAGGAGTGGATGACATACATAGAACAGCAGCAGGTGGTGCTGTAA
- a CDS encoding ABC transporter permease subunit codes for MDDIHRTAAGGAVTKLRADKWSAALALPALVYFLVFTVYPIVGNVVLTFQKETTTGALVWAGLSNYLDLTTDPFIGKVLVNTVIYMVTVPLIDVALALPLASILKRVDSKLLLVLFMLPSFIPFVTAAVSWELVLNPFYGPVYYFARFNWFTSIWMIVIMDVWESLPLATLVIYAGLKSIPREIEEAANMDGLVGIRKFMQVDLPYVAPNILTALVLMLIFATFTFDPIFVTEGQMPPMTAVDLAYYSYQQFFGGIIGYAAVLILIMSGMSTALAYLFVRSMLGGGKSGGRSRWQWVGVKFPNSSSPRWAVGTVTAVYLLFLLFPVAWLVLESIKPYSQVFSIPPVILTSQPTLVHYLNALTQGLPYIVSSLITAAGVLMITVLIGAPAAYAMSRYGFGGRAFLTFVLFIYSLPAIIFMLPIYEIMNFLGLVNTWWALILSYPVFVLPVVIWMCYNFYRNFPAHVDEAAQVDGMNKVTAFFRMILPSSSDVIAVAVLYSFLISWGALIFPLVLSYSPFNMNLLSPYGAQTFSIFIGATLGHESVHYGALAASGMISLIPAVILLYFMRNRLDKLYRVGGFKG; via the coding sequence GTGGATGACATACATAGAACAGCAGCAGGTGGTGCTGTAACGAAACTAAGAGCGGACAAGTGGAGCGCGGCCTTGGCGCTCCCCGCCCTAGTATATTTTCTAGTCTTCACAGTTTACCCCATAGTAGGGAACGTAGTCCTCACCTTCCAAAAGGAGACTACCACAGGAGCCCTCGTGTGGGCAGGCTTGTCCAACTACCTCGATTTAACCACGGATCCCTTCATAGGAAAAGTGTTGGTTAACACCGTAATCTACATGGTTACAGTACCTCTCATAGACGTAGCCTTGGCGCTCCCTCTCGCTTCGATACTGAAGCGGGTCGACTCGAAATTACTCCTGGTCCTCTTCATGTTACCTTCGTTCATACCTTTCGTGACGGCAGCCGTTTCGTGGGAACTCGTCTTGAATCCGTTCTACGGGCCTGTCTACTATTTCGCCAGGTTCAATTGGTTCACGAGCATATGGATGATCGTGATAATGGACGTCTGGGAGAGCCTCCCCTTGGCCACCTTGGTGATATACGCCGGACTGAAGTCCATTCCTCGGGAAATAGAGGAGGCAGCGAATATGGACGGCCTGGTGGGAATTAGGAAGTTCATGCAGGTGGATCTACCTTACGTCGCACCCAACATCCTCACAGCCCTAGTTCTCATGCTCATCTTCGCGACCTTCACGTTCGATCCCATATTCGTGACCGAGGGGCAGATGCCACCGATGACGGCTGTAGACCTCGCCTACTACTCCTACCAGCAGTTCTTCGGTGGAATAATAGGATACGCGGCTGTCTTGATACTCATAATGAGCGGTATGTCTACCGCTCTGGCCTACCTCTTCGTTCGCTCCATGTTGGGTGGAGGAAAATCTGGGGGAAGGTCGAGGTGGCAGTGGGTAGGGGTAAAGTTCCCCAACAGTTCGTCGCCCAGGTGGGCCGTAGGTACTGTGACGGCCGTGTACCTCCTATTCCTCCTTTTCCCAGTGGCGTGGTTAGTTTTGGAGTCGATAAAACCTTACTCTCAGGTGTTCTCTATACCTCCAGTGATCTTAACTTCCCAGCCGACCTTGGTTCACTACCTCAATGCGTTGACTCAGGGACTTCCCTACATCGTTTCCAGCCTCATCACTGCCGCCGGTGTCCTCATGATTACCGTCCTCATAGGAGCTCCCGCCGCTTACGCAATGTCGAGATATGGGTTCGGAGGTAGGGCTTTCCTCACTTTCGTTCTCTTCATCTACTCTCTGCCAGCCATAATTTTCATGCTTCCAATATATGAAATAATGAATTTCCTCGGCTTGGTGAACACTTGGTGGGCTCTCATATTGTCCTACCCCGTTTTCGTCCTTCCTGTGGTCATTTGGATGTGTTACAACTTCTACAGGAATTTCCCGGCTCACGTCGATGAGGCCGCTCAAGTGGACGGAATGAACAAGGTCACCGCTTTCTTCAGGATGATACTCCCCTCCAGCTCCGACGTCATAGCAGTCGCGGTCCTCTACTCTTTCCTGATCTCCTGGGGGGCCCTCATATTCCCATTGGTTCTGAGTTACTCTCCGTTTAACATGAACCTACTCTCACCCTATGGAGCCCAGACCTTCTCCATATTCATAGGGGCGACCCTAGGTCACGAGTCGGTTCACTATGGTGCATTGGCTGCGTCTGGTATGATAAGTCTTATCCCCGCGGTAATCCTTCTCTACTTCATGAGGAACAGACTCGATAAGCTCTACAGGGTAGGTGGTTTCAAAGGATGA
- a CDS encoding cyclase family protein produces the protein MNRRKIFDLSVTLAPHMPVWPTHPTVEIVPTGIASRDGYSIETLSFSTHTGTHVDAPYHFDERGATVDRLELSVLVNDGYCLSPPLRGKEITAEAIKSLWKPEYDGATILFNTGWSKKRAFTREFLYDFPGLTLDAAQFLLDHKVRLVGIDTLSIEPYEHKDFHVHKLLLGAGAAIIEDLYGLDQLQQGKRYTVAALPLKIQGASGSSARVLAIEE, from the coding sequence ATGAATAGGAGAAAGATTTTCGACCTGAGTGTAACTTTAGCTCCACACATGCCAGTCTGGCCCACCCATCCAACTGTAGAGATCGTACCAACAGGGATAGCTAGCCGGGACGGTTACAGCATAGAGACTCTCTCTTTCTCTACCCACACAGGCACACACGTGGACGCTCCTTATCACTTCGATGAACGAGGGGCCACTGTTGATAGGTTAGAGCTCTCGGTTTTGGTGAACGACGGTTACTGTCTCTCCCCTCCGCTCAGGGGTAAGGAAATCACCGCCGAGGCCATAAAATCGCTCTGGAAGCCAGAGTACGACGGGGCAACCATCCTCTTCAACACCGGATGGAGCAAGAAGAGGGCTTTCACCAGGGAGTTCCTCTACGATTTCCCAGGCCTCACACTCGACGCAGCTCAATTCTTGTTGGACCACAAGGTCAGACTAGTGGGAATTGACACTTTGAGTATAGAGCCCTACGAACACAAGGACTTTCACGTTCACAAGCTCTTATTAGGGGCCGGAGCTGCCATAATCGAGGACCTCTACGGCCTCGATCAACTGCAACAAGGTAAGAGGTACACGGTAGCTGCGTTGCCCCTGAAGATTCAAGGTGCCAGTGGTAGTTCAGCTAGAGTGCTGGCCATAGAGGAGTAA
- a CDS encoding OsmC family protein, with amino-acid sequence MRVNNIDLDAVLEAKRKAEKEGGIRVEKHIEGEFRLDGSPMFVAELRSDLSKFLVTADEPKLLGGQGVHTTPLSYLLFGVMSCYASTLAIQCALDGVKLERLRIKGHVYYDVGPVVAPSDSPIIRKLVLEVEADKDVREQVKKAATRCPALYAIRNPIDVETRQVQ; translated from the coding sequence ATGAGAGTAAACAACATAGATTTGGACGCAGTCCTAGAGGCCAAAAGGAAGGCCGAGAAAGAAGGAGGAATCAGGGTTGAGAAGCATATAGAGGGAGAGTTTAGATTAGATGGAAGTCCCATGTTCGTGGCCGAACTTAGGTCCGACCTCTCCAAGTTCCTCGTTACGGCAGACGAGCCCAAGTTACTTGGAGGGCAGGGAGTCCACACTACGCCCCTCAGCTACCTACTCTTCGGGGTGATGTCCTGTTACGCTTCCACATTGGCAATTCAGTGCGCCCTTGACGGAGTTAAGCTAGAAAGGCTCAGGATAAAGGGGCACGTCTATTACGACGTCGGACCAGTAGTCGCACCGTCCGATTCCCCTATAATAAGGAAGCTGGTCTTAGAGGTTGAGGCAGACAAGGACGTGAGGGAACAGGTGAAGAAGGCCGCGACCCGCTGTCCGGCCCTCTACGCCATAAGGAACCCTATCGATGTGGAGACGAGACAGGTTCAGTAG
- a CDS encoding APC family permease — protein sequence MVDLAEERKAEFRKEIGFWSVVFLATGAILGPAVAFTPVSVLASGGPAGILGWIIALLMIFPVALVYVELGTTWPKAGGVGYFPYKSNGPLVGVLNGWGAYIGYTLASASIIIALVEYLSYFFPSLYANQTLTPLGIGVTGVGILLVYIINILRIRRLAEVNNGLTILTLGLLALLIVALGIHFHGSYLSQPSWGGFVPFGVTGVFLATSATIYGYGGFRQPIDYAEELKDPGRTVPRAILATLLIVFVVYILESLVFAGTLNWSYLGLKPGDWSGLNSLPYPYVSASDALGLMAIGISALILAIIASFKDGLIYFGGASRVAYALSKYDNVFPRFLTRMSSKGIPIAATTLSLVVSIVFLALFPSFSSIFSLVVDGLLFAYAPGAVSLAVLRQTNPDTPRPYRLPAAKVLAPIAFVVSSLMIFWSGWQATSILLTTVFLGLPFLVFYARYKGVSKEELKYGLWLPIYMLAILAISYSSSSYFGGQGYLPFPIDNVVFVIVSIAFYFWGYRSGVTLIRRKGEY from the coding sequence GTGGTTGATTTGGCTGAGGAGAGAAAAGCCGAGTTCAGGAAAGAAATAGGCTTCTGGTCAGTGGTGTTCTTAGCTACAGGAGCGATCTTGGGCCCAGCTGTAGCGTTCACTCCAGTCTCGGTTCTCGCATCTGGAGGACCTGCTGGAATACTCGGGTGGATAATCGCCCTCCTAATGATATTCCCTGTCGCCCTCGTGTACGTAGAGTTGGGTACCACGTGGCCGAAGGCCGGAGGTGTGGGTTACTTCCCCTACAAGAGCAACGGACCCTTAGTCGGGGTACTTAACGGCTGGGGAGCCTACATAGGTTACACCCTAGCGTCTGCTTCTATTATTATTGCCCTCGTGGAGTATTTGAGTTATTTCTTCCCTTCACTATACGCCAACCAAACACTCACCCCGTTAGGTATAGGTGTAACGGGGGTCGGGATATTGCTAGTATACATCATCAATATATTGAGAATAAGGCGCTTGGCGGAGGTGAACAACGGCTTGACTATACTTACCCTAGGACTCTTAGCTCTCCTCATAGTCGCCTTGGGGATCCATTTCCACGGCAGTTACCTAAGTCAACCCAGCTGGGGTGGCTTCGTACCTTTCGGAGTGACTGGCGTTTTCTTGGCCACTTCTGCTACGATATATGGTTACGGAGGGTTCAGGCAACCCATAGACTACGCTGAGGAACTCAAGGATCCAGGTAGAACTGTTCCTCGAGCGATCCTGGCTACTCTCCTAATAGTCTTCGTTGTCTACATCTTGGAGAGTCTGGTTTTCGCTGGCACTTTGAATTGGTCGTATCTGGGTCTTAAGCCAGGGGACTGGTCTGGGTTGAACTCTCTTCCCTACCCATACGTCTCTGCCTCTGACGCCCTTGGACTGATGGCTATAGGCATATCTGCTCTTATCCTAGCCATCATAGCGTCCTTTAAGGACGGCCTCATATACTTCGGAGGGGCTTCGAGGGTGGCCTACGCGCTCTCCAAGTACGACAACGTTTTCCCCAGGTTCCTCACAAGGATGAGCAGTAAGGGGATACCCATAGCTGCTACGACTCTTTCCTTAGTGGTTTCTATAGTCTTCTTGGCTCTATTTCCTTCGTTCTCGTCCATCTTCAGCCTAGTCGTAGACGGACTGCTCTTCGCCTACGCTCCAGGTGCTGTCAGCCTCGCTGTATTAAGGCAGACAAATCCAGACACGCCAAGGCCTTATAGGTTACCGGCCGCTAAGGTACTTGCACCTATAGCGTTCGTAGTGTCTAGCCTGATGATATTCTGGTCCGGGTGGCAGGCCACCTCTATTCTGCTCACTACCGTGTTTCTAGGCCTCCCCTTCCTAGTGTTCTATGCCAGATACAAGGGCGTGAGTAAGGAAGAACTGAAGTACGGTCTCTGGCTCCCCATATACATGCTGGCGATACTGGCCATATCCTACAGCAGTAGCTCCTACTTCGGAGGGCAGGGTTACCTTCCATTCCCCATAGACAACGTAGTGTTCGTAATCGTCAGTATAGCATTCTACTTCTGGGGGTACAGGAGCGGCGTAACTCTCATTAGGAGAAAAGGGGAGTACTGA